One window of the Brevundimonas goettingensis genome contains the following:
- the ilvC gene encoding ketol-acid reductoisomerase: MTQTLSNPLPVFHDRDCDLSIIRNKRVAVIGYGSQGRTHALNLRDSGVADIVIGLKAGSATRAKALADGFPVATAGEAAAEADVVAVMVSDEAHRDLYRDELEPNLKPGAALIFAHGLSVRFGLVTPRPDLDVILDSPKGIGPRIRDLYEAGEGVFCLFGVHQDASGGAHALGLSYAAALGCGRKGILETTFAAECESDLFGEQVVLCGGVAELVDGAFMKLVDAGYPPEVAWFECFYELKLVTDLMYERGIAGAFAKISNTAEYGAYLTGPRVIGEASLRAMDGVLSDVRDGSFVKRLMADYDAGSPELLANRKALGERTIEAVGAHLTEAAAKAKD, translated from the coding sequence ATGACCCAGACTCTATCCAATCCGCTCCCCGTCTTCCACGACCGCGACTGCGACCTGTCGATCATCCGCAACAAGCGCGTCGCCGTCATCGGCTATGGCAGCCAGGGACGGACCCACGCCCTGAACCTGCGCGACTCGGGCGTGGCGGACATCGTCATCGGGCTGAAGGCCGGCTCGGCGACGCGGGCGAAGGCCCTGGCCGACGGCTTCCCGGTGGCCACGGCGGGCGAAGCGGCGGCGGAGGCGGACGTGGTCGCCGTCATGGTCTCGGACGAGGCGCACCGCGATCTCTACCGCGACGAGCTGGAGCCGAATCTCAAGCCCGGCGCCGCCCTGATCTTCGCCCACGGCCTGTCGGTGCGTTTCGGTCTCGTGACGCCGCGCCCCGACCTCGACGTCATCCTCGATTCGCCCAAGGGCATCGGGCCGCGCATCCGCGATCTCTATGAGGCCGGGGAGGGCGTCTTCTGCCTGTTCGGCGTGCATCAGGACGCGAGCGGCGGCGCTCATGCGCTCGGCCTCTCCTACGCGGCGGCCCTCGGCTGCGGCCGCAAGGGTATCCTCGAGACCACCTTCGCCGCCGAATGCGAATCGGACCTGTTCGGCGAACAGGTCGTCCTGTGCGGCGGTGTGGCGGAACTGGTCGACGGCGCCTTCATGAAGCTGGTCGACGCCGGCTATCCGCCCGAGGTGGCCTGGTTCGAATGCTTCTACGAACTCAAGCTGGTCACCGACCTGATGTATGAGCGCGGCATCGCCGGAGCCTTCGCGAAGATCTCGAATACGGCGGAGTACGGCGCCTATCTGACCGGCCCGCGCGTCATCGGCGAGGCCTCGCTCAGGGCCATGGACGGGGTCCTGTCCGATGTTCGCGACGGGTCGTTCGTGAAGCGCCTCATGGCCGACTACGACGCCGGCTCGCCCGAGCTTCTCGCCAACCGCAAGGCGCTGGGCGAACGCACCATCGAGGCGGTCGGCGCCCATCTGACGGAGGCGGCCGCCAAAGCGAAGGACTGA
- a CDS encoding sensor histidine kinase has protein sequence MTANADVQIADLRRRLLDGYQLLQALVGIRLRRVTDPESRRHMTWLSDVTAAMTLLNRRISEEGPVDFAAYLGDAAGFWRRSVEDRGVRIEVRAAKASVADTHALPLAIIVHELVSNAVRHAFPDGRRGSIAIACSLASGGVSLVVRDSGVGAEELTPGDGLSLVEGLVEHLGGQMSIETAPGAGVGVRVRLPLSGDAVH, from the coding sequence ATGACCGCGAACGCGGACGTCCAGATCGCCGACCTGCGTCGCCGCCTGCTGGACGGCTACCAGCTGCTGCAGGCCCTGGTGGGCATCCGACTCAGGCGGGTGACCGACCCCGAGAGCCGGCGGCACATGACCTGGCTCAGCGACGTCACGGCCGCCATGACCCTGCTCAACCGGCGAATCAGCGAAGAGGGGCCGGTCGACTTCGCCGCCTATCTGGGCGACGCGGCCGGCTTCTGGCGGCGGTCGGTCGAGGACCGGGGCGTGCGCATCGAGGTCCGGGCGGCCAAGGCGTCGGTGGCGGACACCCACGCCCTGCCCCTGGCCATCATCGTCCACGAGCTGGTCTCCAACGCCGTGCGCCACGCCTTCCCGGACGGGCGGCGTGGCTCCATCGCCATCGCCTGTTCCCTGGCCTCGGGCGGGGTGAGCCTGGTGGTGCGCGATTCGGGCGTGGGGGCGGAAGAGCTGACGCCCGGCGACGGCCTGTCCCTGGTCGAGGGGCTGGTCGAGCATCTGGGCGGCCAGATGTCGATCGAGACGGCCCCGGGCGCGGGCGTCGGGGTGCGCGTCCGCCTGCCGCTGAGCGGCGACGCCGTCCACTGA
- a CDS encoding NADH:flavin oxidoreductase: protein MSVDALFRPFQVKSLKLPNRIVMAPMTRSFSPNGIPTSDVAAYYRRRAEGGVGLIVTEGTVVERPAARNDARVPVFHGEALPEWKKVVKDVHAAGGLIAPQIWHVGSARGQGAEWEPLGKVDSPSGLVAPGKQKYEPMTDEDVADVIAAFGASARAAKEIGFDAVEIHGAHGYLIDQFFWGGLNGREDRWGGSTIADRARFGAEVVKAVREGVGEDMAIILRLSQWKQQDYTARIAETPEGLTEWLTPLSDAGVDVFHCSQRRFWEPEFEGSDLNFAGWTKKLIGKPTITVGSVGLDGEFIAAFGGEGSKPASLDGLIERLERDEFDLVAVGRALLADPHWVDKIRDGRTDELQNFERQALGVLY from the coding sequence ATGAGCGTCGACGCCCTGTTCCGGCCTTTCCAGGTCAAGTCCCTGAAACTGCCGAACCGCATCGTCATGGCGCCCATGACCCGGTCCTTCTCGCCGAACGGCATCCCGACCTCCGACGTCGCCGCCTACTACCGTCGCCGGGCCGAGGGCGGCGTCGGCCTGATCGTGACCGAGGGCACGGTCGTCGAACGTCCGGCCGCTCGCAATGACGCCCGCGTGCCGGTCTTCCACGGCGAGGCCCTGCCGGAATGGAAGAAGGTGGTGAAGGACGTCCACGCCGCCGGCGGCCTGATCGCGCCGCAGATCTGGCACGTCGGCTCGGCCCGCGGCCAGGGCGCCGAGTGGGAGCCGCTCGGCAAGGTCGACAGCCCCTCGGGCCTCGTCGCTCCCGGCAAGCAGAAGTACGAGCCCATGACCGATGAGGACGTCGCCGACGTCATCGCCGCCTTCGGCGCCTCGGCCCGTGCGGCGAAGGAGATCGGCTTTGACGCCGTCGAGATCCACGGCGCCCACGGCTATCTGATCGACCAGTTCTTCTGGGGCGGTCTGAACGGCCGCGAGGACCGCTGGGGCGGCTCCACCATCGCCGACCGCGCCCGCTTCGGCGCCGAGGTGGTCAAGGCCGTGCGCGAGGGCGTGGGCGAGGACATGGCCATCATCCTGCGCCTGTCGCAGTGGAAGCAGCAGGACTACACCGCCCGTATCGCCGAGACCCCCGAGGGCCTGACCGAATGGCTGACGCCGCTGTCGGACGCCGGGGTCGACGTCTTCCACTGCTCGCAGCGCCGCTTCTGGGAGCCGGAGTTCGAGGGTTCGGACCTCAATTTCGCTGGCTGGACGAAGAAGCTGATCGGCAAGCCCACCATCACCGTCGGCTCGGTCGGCCTCGACGGCGAGTTCATCGCGGCCTTCGGCGGCGAGGGTTCGAAGCCCGCCTCGCTGGACGGCCTGATCGAGCGCCTAGAGCGCGACGAGTTCGACCTCGTCGCCGTCGGCCGCGCCCTCCTGGCCGACCCCCACTGGGTCGACAAGATCCGCGACGGCCGCACGGATGAGCTGCAGAATTTCGAACGGCAGGCGCTAGGGGTTCTGTACTAG
- a CDS encoding response regulator, protein MADTPDLRVMIVEDQAILAMELELVLTDAGCDVVGCAMDREGAFAIGDRERPDLALVDVNLLDGMTGPQIAHRLVQEYGTAVVFLTANPEQIPEGFAGALGAVSKPFDEMTIRAVVAFARQFIFHKTVGQAPRRFRLAPWLKTPPRDIAPH, encoded by the coding sequence GTGGCTGACACACCCGACCTGCGGGTCATGATCGTCGAAGACCAGGCCATCCTCGCGATGGAGCTGGAACTGGTGCTTACGGACGCCGGTTGCGACGTCGTGGGCTGCGCCATGGACCGCGAGGGCGCCTTCGCTATCGGCGACCGCGAGCGGCCTGATCTGGCCCTGGTCGACGTCAACCTGCTGGACGGGATGACAGGCCCCCAGATCGCCCATCGGCTGGTCCAGGAGTACGGCACCGCCGTGGTCTTCCTGACCGCCAACCCCGAGCAGATCCCCGAAGGCTTCGCCGGCGCCCTTGGGGCCGTGTCCAAACCTTTCGACGAGATGACCATTCGCGCCGTGGTCGCCTTCGCCCGCCAGTTCATCTTCCACAAGACGGTGGGCCAGGCCCCGCGCCGGTTCCGTCTGGCGCCCTGGCTCAAGACCCCGCCGCGGGACATCGCCCCCCACTAG
- a CDS encoding Mrp/NBP35 family ATP-binding protein: MIDRASVITVLDAILDPKSGQGLVASGLAKGLTVADDRAGFAMEVPVADAALYAPVRDAAEAALRAMPGMTRVSVILTAEAAPAQEPRRTAGLSSAAIDQTRAKAPVPTDRPAHVRRVLAVASGKGGVGKSTVAVNLAAALSARGLSVGVLDADVYGPSLPTMLGLSGKPGYEDGAIVPHEAFGLKAMSVGLLTGAGDAMVWRGPMASQALTQMLTQTRWGTQAQPLDVLVVDLPPGTGDVQLTLIQKTPLDGAVIVSTPQEVALADARRAHALFQKVNVPSLGLIENMTGDIFGRGGAEAEAARLEIPYLGDLPLTAAVRQGGDAGTPVVIAEPDGDVAHRFAGFAEAVAGALGL, from the coding sequence TTGATCGACCGCGCTTCCGTAATCACCGTCCTCGACGCCATCCTCGACCCGAAGTCGGGGCAGGGGCTGGTTGCCTCCGGTCTGGCCAAGGGCCTCACCGTCGCCGACGACCGCGCCGGTTTCGCGATGGAGGTGCCCGTCGCCGACGCCGCCCTCTATGCCCCCGTCCGCGACGCGGCCGAGGCGGCGCTCCGGGCCATGCCGGGCATGACGCGCGTCTCCGTCATCCTCACCGCCGAGGCCGCGCCCGCGCAGGAACCTCGACGCACCGCCGGCCTGTCCTCGGCCGCCATCGACCAGACCCGCGCCAAGGCCCCGGTCCCGACCGACCGTCCCGCCCATGTCCGCCGCGTCCTGGCGGTGGCCAGCGGCAAGGGCGGCGTCGGCAAATCGACCGTCGCGGTCAACCTTGCCGCCGCCCTGTCCGCGCGCGGTCTCTCGGTGGGCGTGCTCGACGCCGACGTCTACGGGCCGTCCCTCCCGACCATGCTCGGCCTGTCGGGCAAGCCCGGTTACGAGGACGGCGCCATCGTCCCGCACGAGGCCTTCGGTCTGAAGGCCATGTCGGTCGGCCTCCTCACCGGCGCCGGCGACGCCATGGTCTGGCGCGGCCCCATGGCCTCCCAGGCCCTGACCCAGATGCTGACCCAGACCCGCTGGGGGACGCAGGCCCAACCGCTCGACGTCCTGGTCGTCGACCTCCCGCCCGGCACCGGCGACGTCCAGCTGACCCTGATCCAGAAGACCCCGCTCGACGGCGCCGTCATCGTCTCCACCCCGCAGGAGGTGGCCCTCGCCGACGCCCGCCGCGCCCACGCCCTGTTCCAGAAGGTCAATGTCCCGTCTCTCGGCCTGATCGAGAACATGACCGGCGACATCTTCGGCCGGGGCGGCGCCGAGGCCGAGGCCGCCCGCCTCGAGATCCCCTACCTCGGCGACCTGCCCCTGACCGCCGCTGTGCGTCAGGGTGGGGATGCCGGAACGCCAGTCGTGATCGCGGAACCGGACGGCGATGTGGCCCACCGGTTCGCCGGTTTCGCAGAAGCGGTGGCGGGGGCGCTGGGTCTCTAA
- a CDS encoding GNAT family N-acetyltransferase, with the protein MSEAGPAVRDAVDADLEAITAIYAEGVLTGTGTFETAAPDQAEMAGRRAAILKLGLPWLVAELDGVVVGYAYAGPFRTRAAYRYTVEDSIYVLSSAHGRGAGKALLLELIARCEAVGLRQMLGVIGDSANAGSIKLHAACGFTPMGAVEGVGWKFDDWLDVVFMQRRLNGGETTAPDAPGMPLD; encoded by the coding sequence GTGAGCGAGGCTGGACCAGCGGTCCGCGACGCCGTCGACGCGGACCTGGAGGCCATCACGGCCATCTATGCCGAGGGCGTCCTGACCGGGACCGGGACGTTCGAAACCGCCGCGCCGGATCAGGCGGAGATGGCCGGGCGGCGGGCGGCAATCCTGAAGCTGGGCCTGCCCTGGCTAGTTGCGGAGCTGGACGGGGTGGTGGTCGGATACGCCTATGCCGGCCCCTTCCGGACGCGGGCGGCCTATCGCTACACGGTCGAGGACTCGATCTATGTCCTCAGCTCGGCCCATGGGCGCGGCGCCGGCAAGGCGCTGCTGCTGGAGCTCATCGCCCGCTGCGAGGCGGTCGGCCTGCGCCAGATGCTGGGCGTCATCGGCGACAGCGCCAATGCGGGCTCCATCAAGCTGCATGCCGCCTGCGGCTTCACCCCCATGGGTGCGGTCGAGGGTGTGGGCTGGAAGTTCGACGACTGGCTGGACGTGGTCTTCATGCAGCGCCGTCTGAACGGCGGCGAGACGACGGCGCCCGACGCCCCGGGCATGCCGCTGGACTGA
- the miaA gene encoding tRNA (adenosine(37)-N6)-dimethylallyltransferase MiaA, with protein MSRPLITLIAGPTASGKSKLALALAAESGAVILNADSQQLYADLRVLSARPSVEEEAQAEHRLYGVADAADAWSVGRWTRAILPMLKELRAERRPALIVGGTGLYFTALTKGLADIPDIPIEAREEAGALYDTEGEAAFRLRLTAFDPPAAAAIAPGDRQRLTRAWAVARATDRSLSDWQASTKPLLEPRTYERMVVEPDRAALYANCDARVAVMVEQGVLDEVAALTARGLDPVLPAMKAVGVREFAAHLAGETPLETAIDQVRQATRNYAKRQLTWFRNQTPDWPRA; from the coding sequence TTGTCACGACCCCTGATAACCCTGATCGCCGGGCCGACCGCCTCGGGCAAGTCGAAGCTGGCGCTCGCGCTGGCAGCGGAGAGCGGGGCCGTGATCCTGAACGCCGACAGCCAGCAGCTCTATGCCGATCTGCGGGTGCTGAGCGCCCGGCCCTCGGTCGAAGAGGAGGCCCAGGCGGAGCACCGGCTGTACGGGGTGGCTGACGCGGCCGACGCCTGGTCGGTGGGGCGCTGGACGCGGGCGATCCTGCCGATGCTGAAAGAGCTGCGCGCCGAGCGACGGCCGGCCCTGATCGTAGGCGGTACGGGCCTCTATTTCACGGCCCTGACCAAGGGGTTGGCGGATATTCCTGACATTCCGATCGAGGCGCGCGAGGAAGCCGGGGCGCTCTATGACACCGAGGGCGAGGCCGCCTTCCGGCTGAGGCTGACGGCCTTCGATCCGCCGGCGGCGGCGGCCATCGCGCCGGGCGACCGGCAGAGGTTGACCCGGGCCTGGGCCGTGGCGCGGGCGACGGATCGGTCCCTGTCCGACTGGCAGGCCTCGACGAAGCCGCTGCTGGAGCCCCGCACCTATGAGCGGATGGTGGTCGAGCCGGATCGCGCCGCCCTCTACGCCAACTGCGACGCCCGGGTGGCGGTCATGGTCGAACAGGGCGTGCTGGACGAGGTCGCGGCCCTGACCGCGCGCGGCCTGGATCCCGTCCTGCCGGCGATGAAGGCCGTGGGGGTGCGGGAGTTCGCCGCACATCTGGCCGGAGAGACCCCGCTGGAGACCGCCATCGACCAGGTGCGGCAGGCGACGCGCAACTACGCCAAGCGTCAGCTGACCTGGTTCCGCAACCAGACGCCGGACTGGCCGCGCGCCTAG
- a CDS encoding sterol desaturase family protein translates to MLLAVLITTAWLSLIIGLRYLLIAGGVWFALWGKGTGPGLALNRAPPSRALIAHEIRFSLISTPIYAFPAAIALEAWKAGGTKIYLDPGAYPLWWLPVSFVFLLVVQDAHYYWTHRLLHRREVFRWAHAAHHRSREPSPFASFAFDPVEAALTAWLLPALTFLIPLNVWMLAVLLTVMTAVAVLNHAGRELWPDRWVRSGPGAQLITATHHSRHHTHMKTNYGLYFRFWDRLMKTDGMPDSR, encoded by the coding sequence ATGCTCCTCGCCGTCCTGATCACCACAGCCTGGCTCAGCCTGATCATCGGGCTGCGCTATCTGCTGATCGCGGGCGGCGTCTGGTTCGCGCTGTGGGGCAAGGGGACTGGCCCGGGCTTAGCCCTCAACCGCGCCCCGCCGTCCCGCGCCCTGATCGCGCACGAGATCCGCTTCTCCCTGATCTCCACCCCCATCTACGCCTTCCCGGCGGCCATCGCGCTCGAGGCCTGGAAGGCGGGCGGTACGAAGATCTATCTCGACCCCGGCGCGTATCCGCTGTGGTGGCTGCCGGTCAGTTTCGTCTTCCTGCTGGTCGTGCAGGATGCGCACTACTACTGGACGCACCGGCTGCTGCACCGGCGCGAGGTCTTCCGATGGGCCCACGCCGCCCACCACCGCTCGCGCGAGCCCAGCCCCTTCGCCAGCTTCGCCTTTGATCCGGTCGAGGCGGCCCTGACCGCCTGGCTCCTGCCGGCCCTGACCTTCCTGATCCCGCTGAACGTCTGGATGCTGGCGGTCCTGCTCACGGTCATGACCGCCGTCGCCGTCCTGAACCATGCCGGCCGGGAGCTCTGGCCCGATCGCTGGGTCCGCTCAGGTCCCGGCGCCCAGCTCATCACCGCCACCCACCACAGCCGCCACCACACCCATATGAAGACCAACTACGGCCTGTATTTCCGCTTCTGGGACCGGCTGATGAAGACCGACGGGATGCCGGATTCCCGCTAG
- a CDS encoding aquaporin encodes MVKQFSAELFGTMVLVLFGCGAAVLGPAPFDQLAVALAFGFAIVAMAYGIGPISGCHVNPAVSLGVFVAGRMSGKEMLVYWVAQLFGALLGAFLLSLIAKTGTASLGQNGWGVGVQGGYPLQAALIFEIVATAIFVVVILGVTGPKGEAPFAGIAIGITLAVIHIVGIQVTGVSVNPARSFGPALLVGGQALGQLWLFIVAPLVGAAIAGLLFRLRVLDPDA; translated from the coding sequence GTGGTTAAGCAATTTTCCGCCGAACTGTTCGGCACGATGGTGCTGGTGCTGTTCGGCTGTGGCGCGGCGGTGCTGGGCCCGGCGCCCTTCGATCAGCTGGCGGTGGCCCTGGCGTTCGGCTTCGCCATCGTGGCCATGGCCTATGGCATCGGGCCGATCTCGGGCTGTCACGTCAATCCGGCCGTGTCTCTGGGCGTCTTCGTCGCCGGGCGGATGAGCGGCAAGGAGATGCTGGTCTATTGGGTCGCCCAGCTCTTCGGCGCCCTGCTGGGGGCCTTCCTGCTGTCGCTGATCGCCAAGACCGGGACCGCGAGCCTGGGTCAGAACGGCTGGGGTGTCGGGGTGCAGGGCGGCTATCCGCTGCAGGCGGCGCTGATCTTCGAGATCGTGGCCACGGCCATCTTTGTGGTGGTCATCCTGGGCGTGACGGGGCCCAAGGGCGAGGCGCCGTTCGCCGGCATCGCCATCGGCATCACCCTGGCGGTGATCCATATCGTCGGCATCCAGGTGACGGGCGTCTCGGTCAATCCGGCGCGCAGCTTCGGGCCGGCGCTGCTGGTCGGCGGCCAGGCGCTGGGCCAGCTGTGGCTGTTCATCGTCGCCCCCCTGGTCGGCGCCGCGATCGCCGGCCTGTTGTTTCGCTTGCGGGTTCTGGACCCGGACGCCTAA
- a CDS encoding YbjQ family protein, with product MIVTTTNDLPGYRIVRHIGMTRGITVRSRNAISDWVGGMQSIFGGKVGVYVKLAEMARQEAYDELVEHAKAQGANAIIAMRYDANEIMDGITEVLAYGTAVVVEPV from the coding sequence ATGATCGTGACCACCACCAACGACCTGCCGGGCTATCGGATCGTGCGCCACATCGGCATGACGCGCGGCATCACCGTGCGGTCGAGGAACGCCATCAGCGACTGGGTCGGCGGCATGCAGTCGATCTTCGGCGGCAAGGTCGGCGTCTATGTGAAACTGGCCGAGATGGCGCGGCAGGAGGCCTATGACGAGCTGGTCGAACACGCGAAGGCCCAGGGCGCCAACGCCATCATCGCCATGCGCTATGACGCCAACGAGATCATGGACGGGATCACCGAGGTGCTGGCCTATGGGACGGCAGTCGTCGTCGAGCCGGTCTAG
- a CDS encoding DUF924 family protein, with protein MTGLLSPSDVIAFWKEAGPKLWYAKDDAFDDRFRTTFAEGHRAAARRELDGWMETADGALGLMILLDQYPRNSFRQTGHQFATDGLALMFAKQAEARGYLYAVDPEMRQFFLTPYEHSERLADHDELRVLLDGGLGAEIPDVDRYAVIHRDIIVRFGRFPHRNRCLGRETTAEEQAFLNEGGFAG; from the coding sequence ATGACCGGTCTTCTATCGCCTTCCGACGTGATCGCCTTCTGGAAAGAGGCGGGGCCGAAGCTCTGGTACGCCAAGGACGACGCCTTCGACGACCGGTTCCGGACGACCTTCGCCGAGGGGCACCGGGCGGCGGCGCGGCGCGAACTGGACGGCTGGATGGAGACGGCCGACGGGGCGCTGGGGCTGATGATCCTGCTGGACCAGTATCCGCGGAACAGCTTCCGCCAGACGGGCCACCAGTTCGCGACCGACGGGCTGGCCCTGATGTTCGCGAAACAGGCCGAGGCGCGCGGGTATCTGTACGCGGTCGACCCGGAGATGCGGCAGTTCTTCCTGACGCCCTATGAGCATTCCGAGCGGCTGGCGGATCATGACGAGCTTCGGGTGCTGCTGGATGGCGGGCTGGGCGCGGAGATCCCGGACGTGGATCGCTATGCCGTCATCCATCGCGACATCATCGTGAGGTTCGGACGGTTCCCGCACCGGAACAGATGCCTGGGCCGGGAGACGACGGCGGAGGAACAGGCGTTCCTGAATGAGGGCGGGTTCGCGGGGTAG
- a CDS encoding dihydrofolate reductase — translation MLIPDIALVVARGRNGVIGRDGDLPWRLRSDLQAFKAITMGKPCIMGRTTWESLPLRPLPGRLNLVLTRDLSYEERGKAKGAVVCASLDEAIDIARETAVDDDIGEVCVIGGTAIFEATLPRAKRLYITEVEAEPEGDAFFPTFDEGGWREISNERREAGEKDDHAFSFRVLERL, via the coding sequence ATGCTGATCCCCGATATCGCCCTCGTCGTCGCGCGGGGGCGCAACGGCGTCATCGGGCGCGACGGCGACCTGCCGTGGCGGCTGCGCAGCGACCTGCAGGCGTTCAAGGCGATCACCATGGGCAAGCCCTGCATCATGGGCCGCACGACCTGGGAGAGCCTGCCGCTGCGGCCCCTGCCCGGCCGGCTGAACCTGGTCCTGACCCGAGACCTGTCCTATGAGGAGCGGGGCAAGGCGAAGGGCGCCGTGGTCTGCGCCAGCCTGGACGAGGCCATCGACATCGCGCGCGAGACGGCGGTCGATGACGACATCGGCGAGGTCTGCGTGATCGGCGGCACAGCTATCTTCGAGGCTACCCTGCCGCGGGCCAAACGGCTCTACATCACCGAGGTCGAGGCCGAACCGGAGGGGGACGCTTTCTTCCCGACCTTCGACGAGGGCGGCTGGCGCGAGATTTCCAACGAACGGCGCGAGGCGGGCGAGAAGGACGATCACGCCTTTTCCTTCCGCGTGCTGGAACGGCTCTGA
- a CDS encoding thymidylate synthase: MTVALTHADLRIEAAAPDHPERQYLNLLRDILENGVERGDRTGTGTLGVFGRQIRFDLSKGFPLLTTKKLHLKSIIVELLWFLRGETNVRWLQENGCSIWNEWADAEGELGPVYGKQWRSWAAPNGESIDQIERLIEGLKTNPNGRRHIVSAWNPADIEDMALPPCHCLFQFFVADGKLSCQLYQRSADVFLGVPFNIASYALLTMMMANVVGLEPGEFVHTFGDAHLYLNHVDQAKLQLTREPLALPTMTITPKRDLFAYELADFALTDYAPWPHIKAAVAV; encoded by the coding sequence ATGACCGTCGCCCTCACCCATGCCGATCTGCGGATCGAAGCCGCCGCTCCGGACCATCCTGAGCGGCAGTATCTGAACCTGCTGCGCGACATCCTGGAGAACGGGGTCGAGCGGGGGGATCGGACGGGGACCGGGACGCTGGGCGTGTTCGGGCGGCAGATCCGCTTCGATCTGTCGAAGGGGTTTCCCTTGCTGACGACCAAAAAGCTGCATCTGAAGTCGATCATCGTCGAGCTGCTGTGGTTCCTGCGCGGCGAGACCAATGTGCGCTGGCTGCAGGAGAACGGCTGTTCGATCTGGAACGAATGGGCCGACGCCGAGGGCGAGCTGGGGCCGGTGTACGGCAAGCAGTGGCGGTCGTGGGCGGCGCCGAACGGCGAGAGCATCGACCAGATCGAGCGCCTGATCGAGGGACTGAAGACCAATCCGAACGGGCGCCGGCACATCGTCTCGGCCTGGAACCCGGCCGATATCGAGGACATGGCCCTGCCGCCCTGTCACTGCCTGTTCCAGTTCTTCGTGGCGGATGGAAAGCTGAGCTGCCAGCTGTACCAGCGCTCGGCCGACGTCTTCCTGGGCGTGCCGTTCAACATCGCGTCCTATGCGCTGCTGACGATGATGATGGCGAATGTGGTCGGGCTCGAGCCCGGCGAGTTCGTGCACACCTTCGGCGACGCCCACCTGTATCTGAACCACGTCGACCAGGCGAAGCTGCAGCTGACGCGCGAGCCCCTGGCCCTGCCGACGATGACGATCACGCCCAAGCGCGACCTGTTCGCCTATGAGCTGGCCGACTTCGCCCTGACAGACTACGCGCCCTGGCCGCATATCAAGGCCGCCGTCGCCGTCTGA
- a CDS encoding alpha/beta hydrolase → MLIRVLAAGLLLSVAPMTAAVAQTAPAAAAPAFEARHLMIPAPDGRTIDISVWAAPEERGVIVFSSGFNSAPAAYHRILSEWVSHGYTVVAPLHVDSLQHPDHDKYDNRAAFSTRIMDVAVARGVARHIAPGKPMIAAGHSFGSLISAIEGGAVTVAGPHGDPEIKGVIELSSPGIIQGLVTPTTWEGLDKPLLVITGDKDVVPGFATDWHDHRAAFDGSPAGDKTLLIFADGDHSLIARADDADFATIVEATEAFLDAYALGDAAAKARLNALPAPDGVTIERR, encoded by the coding sequence ATGTTGATCCGCGTCCTGGCCGCCGGCCTGCTCCTGTCCGTCGCGCCGATGACGGCGGCTGTCGCCCAGACGGCGCCCGCAGCGGCGGCTCCCGCCTTCGAGGCCCGGCATCTGATGATCCCGGCGCCGGACGGGCGGACCATCGACATCAGCGTCTGGGCGGCGCCCGAGGAGCGGGGCGTGATCGTCTTCTCGTCGGGCTTCAACTCGGCGCCTGCCGCCTATCACCGCATTCTCTCGGAGTGGGTGAGCCACGGCTATACGGTGGTGGCGCCGCTGCACGTCGACAGCCTGCAGCATCCCGACCACGACAAATACGACAACCGGGCCGCCTTCTCGACGCGGATCATGGATGTGGCGGTCGCCCGGGGCGTGGCGCGCCACATCGCGCCGGGCAAGCCGATGATCGCGGCGGGCCATTCGTTCGGCTCGCTGATCTCGGCCATCGAGGGCGGGGCCGTGACCGTGGCGGGGCCGCATGGCGACCCCGAGATCAAGGGGGTGATTGAACTGTCCTCGCCCGGGATCATCCAGGGGCTGGTGACGCCGACGACCTGGGAGGGGCTGGACAAGCCGCTGCTGGTCATCACCGGCGACAAGGATGTGGTGCCCGGCTTCGCGACCGACTGGCATGACCACCGCGCCGCCTTCGACGGCAGCCCGGCCGGCGACAAGACGCTGCTGATCTTCGCGGACGGCGACCATTCGCTGATCGCCCGCGCCGATGACGCCGACTTCGCCACGATCGTCGAGGCGACCGAGGCCTTCCTCGACGCCTATGCGCTGGGCGATGCGGCGGCGAAGGCGCGGCTCAACGCCCTGCCCGCCCCCGACGGCGTGACCATCGAGCGGCGCTGA
- a CDS encoding nucleoside triphosphate pyrophosphohydrolase family protein, with product MDLKGLSEDVVRISDIYAREHGIDRDKAASGDWALLKVQEELGELTAEHLRMSGRARGAADDQALHDEAADVMGMLLIYCDRVGIDLEAAMRRKWLRWLEPKP from the coding sequence ATGGACCTCAAGGGCCTCTCCGAAGACGTCGTCCGCATCTCGGACATCTATGCGCGCGAGCACGGCATCGACCGCGACAAGGCGGCCTCGGGCGACTGGGCGTTGCTGAAGGTGCAGGAAGAGCTGGGCGAGCTGACGGCCGAGCATCTGCGGATGAGCGGGCGGGCGCGCGGGGCGGCGGACGATCAGGCGCTGCATGACGAGGCGGCCGACGTGATGGGCATGCTGCTGATCTATTGCGACCGGGTCGGGATCGATCTGGAGGCGGCGATGCGGCGCAAATGGCTGCGCTGGCTGGAGCCCAAACCCTGA